Genomic window (Diabrotica undecimpunctata isolate CICGRU chromosome 6, icDiaUnde3, whole genome shotgun sequence):
ctaataatttgtatttctagatctctgtacttggcgatattttcgttgtatttaatacGCAAAAATATTGGTGTTaagtatcgccacatcaataagtattgtttgcctagtaagtttattaactagtatgagatccggtctattttgtgccactggttggtctgtgagcacagtgcggtcccagtatagcttgtagttctaattttcaagcattctgtcagggatgtactgataataaggaagatggtaggtttgaagaagtcccagtttatcagctagttcttggtggataatctttcttACTGATCAGTAAGAAAGATCTTTATAATCAATTCCGACAAACACCTGGCagccatatcggcatttgtcattttggagttgaggatctttaacaatatatttgataatttttagttggaataacctgatcctgaatggcaagtagaaagccctcagtctcgggaaacatctttcctgatgtcaaccaaaaGTTCAATGCTGTATtctcgacatattcttggctgatctcattgagacctcgcccatgcagaggtttactcatccaggtgcgcattttttcttgcttggTCAGGTGGTATATGTGTATTTCTTTTCTCTCAGTTTCCCTCAGTTTAAACggcgttgtgtcatctactgtGCAAATTTCTCGATGTAAGGTAGATggctcagcctgcacctgaaaataagttcttaaattagcaacctgtttatccaattgctcacatATGTCCATAAGTCATCTTCCCCCTTAatatcgcggtaatgttgttctctttATTGCACTacgtggatggtgtttttgcgccttttgagaagtgttcttactttccacTGAAGACCCTTTATATCCGTTTTTGTCTACTttaatgagtagctcagcgcggaacaggcgtacgtatttaataccttaaacaaatttttactattaagatatgaccgatttagttgtcttactcttcgtacgaactcggaagttagttcggtttttatttgtttatggtcaattttccgcgcttgctttactccgagatatttgtacatatcattttcctatttataatattattattattgttatttttattggaTATTAAAATAGTAATCCATTATTCCAAAATTAGTTAGCTATATAGTTATAAGCCAGAAAACAAATTATACATTTCATATTTTAATTGATGTGTTTAAAACTatctaacttttatttttttttttagctaCCAGGGAATTTATTGGGACAAGCGAAATCCTTATTACCAGATTTATCAATAAAACCAACGGTAGACAATCCACCAGGAAACGGTAATATATTGGACAATATACTTAATACCGGAGCAAATGTATTAAAAACACCTGCCGCAGTACTAAAAGGAGCTGTCACTACGACAGGCAACACATTGGACACAACAGTGACAGGTGTTAACAATACCTTGCATAGTTTATTTAATCCCGGCACAAATATATTGCAAGCACCTGGTAATTTTCTTAAAGGAGCTGCCGCCACGTCAGGCAAAGCATTGGACACAACAGTGACAGGTGTAAACAATACCTTGCACGATATATTCAATGCTGGCGCAAATGTATTGCAAGAACCTGGCACGTTAGTTAAAGGAGTAGTTCCCACATCCGGAAACGTAGTGGACACAACAATAACAGGTACTAATGACACATTACACAATATAGTTAATGCAGGGGCAAATATACTACAAACACCCAGCACGATACTTACTGGAGTAGTACCCTCACCAGATTCCACCAACATATTGGACTCGGCAGTAACAAATGTTAACAATACCTtacacaatattataaatactGGAGGGACTGTAGTAAAAACGCCTACCAATATTATTAATCAGGTAGTGCCTACATCAAGTACTGGCAACATATTTGATCAAACCATGTCAACGATTAAAACAACGGCTGGCAAATCAATCAACACGGCTTCGGAcataattacaaatattttatcaCCTACAAGTACCGTAACATCTACAAGTCGTCAATCACACGGTATAGTAACAACCATAGAAGAGGACACTACAGACTTTGCTATCACTGAACCGACGTTAATTGACTCCACTACAGAAATATTAACTACAGTTATTCACCCAAAAACAACaactataaaaataaacgaagcaGTTTCAACTAtacataattttattacaaaacctGTTACCGAGACAGTAACTGAAAAGGTAATTGATGTAACATCCACATTCGCCCACGGAATAGGAGGTGGTGTTAAAAACACTACAGAAATTATACCTGACGTCATGAATTCAAACAGTAACGCTGGTACTACATTCTCGAGTAACGTGACATCTACCATATCAACGGTAACAAACAAGATTTTATACAATAATGGCATAGGAAATGATGCTGCTATGAAAcctgaagaagaaaaggaaataaTCATATACATTGTTATCGGAATTGTGATTGGAATTTTGATTCTCGTTGGTGTGACGTCCTGttacatttacaaaaaaaagagGCACACCAAGACATATACAGCGTATCAAGTTAACCCGTTGAAGGAATTTAGTCGCACCACTGAATAATGTTTGTTGCACTCATGAACATCAACAAATCTGCCAATATGTACATTTGGAATATTACCAATATTCTTAAATAATGTTTAAGCCTTATCTGTAATATAATATGTCCCAGAGATTGGGAATCTTTTTAAGTCACACAATTAGAAGgcttatttttgtgtttttatccaTAAATATATGTTTTCAAGTGTCTGATTGCATTTATTAAGAATATGGGACAATTATGATAaacaaatattgtatattattaaggtatatattaaaaaaatgtaaaacaacacaaaaatatgaaaccttTTCTGTACAAGTATAGTTTGTAACCAAGACTACTATGTAAGGAAGTAGGCGCTTATATTTATTAACTTTTTCTATATCTAAATAACTCACTACTTCACCAatacattattttattatatGACCATAtaaagagcttatttccaaaattttgatttttcgatgtttttattttattaaaaatgttaatatttcttCAGGTCTAGAATAAAGTTTTGTACGCCAAAACAgctaaaaattgtatttattttcagaACGTCTCATCACTCTACTGGTTTTATTTTCAAGGCATCTTAAATCCGCCTTTCCAATCTATGAGCAGATAGAAGTCATGTGACTCATCATGGCTGTTTCCTCGTTTTCTTCTCGTTGAGTTCATGCGTACAGTAAGCAGCAAGCATCTGTGTAAAGCCGGAATCAGACAGCTCGTGGAATGGCGATCTTCTCTAGATCACGACGACAAAGAGGAACTGAAAATATATTCATATTCAGTGAAAAAGAGAGACCTCGGAAGGCACCATTTTAGTGTGAAATtgctaaatatttactttttgataactaCCGCAATGAATCGTGTCCTGTCAAGATCAGGGTATAGGTAAGTTTTGTCCACCAGTGTTGCcggtaaaaattttaatacatTGGGTAATTTATACAATGAAAAAATTCCAACACAATTTCGTTAGACCACTTCATAGTAAAATTACCACAACATTGACCGCATCTGTCTCTAGTCATGTCAAAAGGTTTGATGGGTTAAGTACGTGCTATAAATCAGCTTGCAAACTTCTTTGAACTGTGCTAATTTACCGACAAACAACGGGAGTGGAAGCGTTGGCcataaatagacagttttgccCTTACCGTGttcgtaaaccacaaatattgtGGGTGAAAATTGTATTCCATGTTGGGTTGGTTCACGTTTTCATATTTTATCTTTTCAGTAAGAAAAAGGTAAAATATAAAGACGGGAACCAACACAACGTGGAATGCCGTTTTTCTtctcaatatttgtggtttacgatccCTGGCATAGGGCAAAACTGTTTATTTACAGCCGGCGCGTGCTATCCCGTTGTTTGTCGGTAAATCGACCCGGTTCAAAAGACAATCGGAAGCTGATGCACCGCATGTCCAACCCTTCGGACGCGGCTGTGGGAGGTACCGTCAGTGGCGTGGTAATTTTACTAAGAAGTGATCTAATGAagttgtgttggaatttttatcaaTGTATAAATTACTTACCCAACTAACTAAAATTTTTACCGCCAACAGTGATGGCGTACAACAGCCTCCGACTACAGATATCCGACTACATTTTGGAGTAGGTCGAGTACATTTatcaaaaagcaaatatttactAATTTCACAGTAACGTGGGATGCCAACCCTTGTCTCCTTCTGATCGTTAATATCgattttctgtttctctttgcCGACGTAAGCCAGAGAAGAGCGctgatttttttgtgtttatttatgtGAATAACGATAATGGCTAGTTTAGAAGAAGAGATAGTGTCTCACACGGGTCGTATA
Coding sequences:
- the LOC140443323 gene encoding uncharacterized protein yields the protein MAFQLPGNLLGQAKSLLPDLSIKPTVDNPPGNGNILDNILNTGANVLKTPAAVLKGAVTTTGNTLDTTVTGVNNTLHSLFNPGTNILQAPGNFLKGAAATSGKALDTTVTGVNNTLHDIFNAGANVLQEPGTLVKGVVPTSGNVVDTTITGTNDTLHNIVNAGANILQTPSTILTGVVPSPDSTNILDSAVTNVNNTLHNIINTGGTVVKTPTNIINQVVPTSSTGNIFDQTMSTIKTTAGKSINTASDIITNILSPTSTVTSTSRQSHGIVTTIEEDTTDFAITEPTLIDSTTEILTTVIHPKTTTIKINEAVSTIHNFITKPVTETVTEKVIDVTSTFAHGIGGGVKNTTEIIPDVMNSNSNAGTTFSSNVTSTISTVTNKILYNNGIGNDAAMKPEEEKEIIIYIVIGIVIGILILVGVTSCYIYKKKRHTKTYTAYQVNPLKEFSRTTE